One window from the genome of Hoplias malabaricus isolate fHopMal1 chromosome X2, fHopMal1.hap1, whole genome shotgun sequence encodes:
- the LOC136677154 gene encoding rhophilin-2-like isoform X2 — protein MNEAIIPNGLKNCEVVENSYFKKGCNPLAQTGRSKLQNQRAGVNQQIIKQMRMRAGAENLLKATSNNKVKDMVLLELSYVNSNLQLLMEQLEGLNSSVEVYQNVQGSATIPLIPLGLKETKDVDFSVPLKDFILEHYSEDGTNYQEEIDDLMDLRKACRTPSRSDAGVELLANYFCQLCFLESRFFTPNRQMGIFFTWYDSFTGVPVCQQNMSLEKASVLFNMAALYSQIGTRSDRQTRTGLNDAITAFQRSAGVLHHLKETFTHTPSYDMSPAMLSMLIKLMLAQAQECLFEKLALPGIRNEFFSLIKMAQEAAKVAEVYDQVHQSMIQTPIKDNVPFFWSTMAQVKTHHYRSLAHYFVSTALLDHELNPSDDEDKQEKALSQLYDTMPDGHSPLDILRKKEERRRIGKAHLQRTVIGQEEALRIQGLCRHLYKLDMLNSILEASRKRSLAKFEQNDKEDEFTDYLEAPDIISKTEQKAEMDIPAMLKGPLSVFSAKQRWTAPRTVRLRVEDRDLGFTLKGEGPVQIQSLDPLCHAAEDGLKEGDYLIAIGDTDCKWMGVSDVMKMLKDVDEEGINIKVVSMMDSSSQPMPAKSATYSGGLPKTYSMICLAFDDDDKNPKARKVTKKTSFLSWGLKNKHKSASTLSLPTADYSGALPLHRPCPTFPSSYHDSALY, from the exons agccacatccaacaataaagtaaAAGATATGGTTTTACTGGAGCTGAGTTATGTGAACTCCAACCTGCAGCTTCTTATGGAACAACTCGAGGGTCTGAACAGCTCAGTGGAAGTTTATCAGAATGTACA AGGTTCAGCCACCATTCCCCTTATTCCTCTGGGCTTGAAGGAGACCAAAGACGTGGACttctctgttcctttaaag GATTTTATTCTCGAGCATTATAGTGAGGATGGCACTAACTATCAGGAGGAGATTGATGATCTAATGGACCTCAGAAAG GCATGCAGAACACCCAGCCGAAGTGATGCAGGGGTCGAACTACTTGCAAACTACTTCTGTCAGCTGTGCTTTCTGGAGAGCCGCTTCTTCACCCCCAACCGGCAGATGGGCATTTTCTTCACATG GTACGACTCTTTCACTGGCGTGCCTGTGTGCCAGCAGAACATGTCTCTGGAAAAAGCCAGTGTCCTCTTCAATATGGCAGCTCTCTACAGTCAGATCGGCACACGCAGTGACAGACAGACGCGCACTGGCCTCAATGATGCCATTACAGCCTTTCAGAGATCAGCAG GTGTCCTCCACCACCTGAAAgagacattcacacacactcctagcTATGACATGAGCCCGGCCATGTTGAGCATGCTAATAAAGCTGATGCTGGCACAGGCTCAGGAGTGTCTCTTTGAAAAACTTGCTCTGCCAGGGATCCGCAACGAATTCTTCAGCCTGATCAAAATGGCACAGGAGGCTGCCAAG GTTGCCGAAGTGTATGACCAGGTACATCAGTCAATGATCCAGACTCCTATTAAAGACAATGTTCCCTTTTTCTGGTCCACAATGGCACAAGTGAAGACACATCATTATCGATCTTTGGCTCATTACTTCGTCTCCACCGCCCTATTGGACCATGAGT taaACCCtagtgatgatgaggataaGCAGGAGAAAGCTTTGTCTCAACTTTATGACACAATGCCAGATGGGCATTCACCTCTTGACATCCTGCGGAAGAAGGAGGAGAGACGTCGCATAG GAAAGGCTCACCTGCAGCGTACAGTAATTGGTCAGGAGGAGGCGCTGCGCATCCAGGGGCTCTGCCGTCACCTTTATAAGCTGGACATGCTCAACAGCATCCTGGAGGCCAGCCGCAAGCGGTCACTCGCCAAATTTGAGCAGAACGATAAGGAAGATGAGTTCACAGACTACCTGGAGGCACCTGACATCATCT CTAAAACTGAGCAGAAAGCTGAAATGGACATCCCTGCCATGCTTAAG GGTCCGTTGTCAGTGTTCTCAGCAAAGCAGAGGTGGACAGCACCACGCACTGTCCGACTGAGGGTTGAGGACAGAGACCTGGGCTTCACTCTGAAAGGAGAGGGACCTGTTCAAATCCAGTCACTGGACCCCCTTTGTCATGcagct GAAGATGGATTGAAAGAGGGTGATTACCTGATTGCTATAGGTGATACAGACTGTAAATGGATGGGAGTGAGTGACGTCATGAAAATGCTAAAAGACGTGGATGAGGAAGGCATTAACATTAAAGTGGTCAGCATGATGGACAGCAGTAGCCAGCCGATG CCAGCGAAAAGTGCCACGTACTCCGGTGGCCTCCCAAAGACCTACTCCATGATCTGTTTGGcttttgatgatgatgataagaACCCAAAAGCACGCAAAGTGACCAAGAAGACATCTTTCCTAAGCTGGGGCCTCAAGAACAAGCACAAGAGTGCCAGCACCCTCAGCTTGCCCACTGCGGACTACAGTGGGGCACTGCCCCTACACAGACCCTGCCCCACCTTCCCCAGCTCCTACCATGACAGTGCCCTCTACTGA
- the LOC136677154 gene encoding rhophilin-2-like isoform X1 — MNEAIIPNGLKNCEVVENSYFKKGCNPLAQTGRSKLQNQRAGVNQQIIKQMRMRAGAENLLKATSNNKVKDMVLLELSYVNSNLQLLMEQLEGLNSSVEVYQNVQGSATIPLIPLGLKETKDVDFSVPLKDFILEHYSEDGTNYQEEIDDLMDLRKACRTPSRSDAGVELLANYFCQLCFLESRFFTPNRQMGIFFTWYDSFTGVPVCQQNMSLEKASVLFNMAALYSQIGTRSDRQTRTGLNDAITAFQRSAGVLHHLKETFTHTPSYDMSPAMLSMLIKLMLAQAQECLFEKLALPGIRNEFFSLIKMAQEAAKVAEVYDQVHQSMIQTPIKDNVPFFWSTMAQVKTHHYRSLAHYFVSTALLDHELNPSDDEDKQEKALSQLYDTMPDGHSPLDILRKKEERRRIGKAHLQRTVIGQEEALRIQGLCRHLYKLDMLNSILEASRKRSLAKFEQNDKEDEFTDYLEAPDIISKTEQKAEMDIPAMLKVKVKDIFHRLGPLSVFSAKQRWTAPRTVRLRVEDRDLGFTLKGEGPVQIQSLDPLCHAAEDGLKEGDYLIAIGDTDCKWMGVSDVMKMLKDVDEEGINIKVVSMMDSSSQPMPAKSATYSGGLPKTYSMICLAFDDDDKNPKARKVTKKTSFLSWGLKNKHKSASTLSLPTADYSGALPLHRPCPTFPSSYHDSALY; from the exons agccacatccaacaataaagtaaAAGATATGGTTTTACTGGAGCTGAGTTATGTGAACTCCAACCTGCAGCTTCTTATGGAACAACTCGAGGGTCTGAACAGCTCAGTGGAAGTTTATCAGAATGTACA AGGTTCAGCCACCATTCCCCTTATTCCTCTGGGCTTGAAGGAGACCAAAGACGTGGACttctctgttcctttaaag GATTTTATTCTCGAGCATTATAGTGAGGATGGCACTAACTATCAGGAGGAGATTGATGATCTAATGGACCTCAGAAAG GCATGCAGAACACCCAGCCGAAGTGATGCAGGGGTCGAACTACTTGCAAACTACTTCTGTCAGCTGTGCTTTCTGGAGAGCCGCTTCTTCACCCCCAACCGGCAGATGGGCATTTTCTTCACATG GTACGACTCTTTCACTGGCGTGCCTGTGTGCCAGCAGAACATGTCTCTGGAAAAAGCCAGTGTCCTCTTCAATATGGCAGCTCTCTACAGTCAGATCGGCACACGCAGTGACAGACAGACGCGCACTGGCCTCAATGATGCCATTACAGCCTTTCAGAGATCAGCAG GTGTCCTCCACCACCTGAAAgagacattcacacacactcctagcTATGACATGAGCCCGGCCATGTTGAGCATGCTAATAAAGCTGATGCTGGCACAGGCTCAGGAGTGTCTCTTTGAAAAACTTGCTCTGCCAGGGATCCGCAACGAATTCTTCAGCCTGATCAAAATGGCACAGGAGGCTGCCAAG GTTGCCGAAGTGTATGACCAGGTACATCAGTCAATGATCCAGACTCCTATTAAAGACAATGTTCCCTTTTTCTGGTCCACAATGGCACAAGTGAAGACACATCATTATCGATCTTTGGCTCATTACTTCGTCTCCACCGCCCTATTGGACCATGAGT taaACCCtagtgatgatgaggataaGCAGGAGAAAGCTTTGTCTCAACTTTATGACACAATGCCAGATGGGCATTCACCTCTTGACATCCTGCGGAAGAAGGAGGAGAGACGTCGCATAG GAAAGGCTCACCTGCAGCGTACAGTAATTGGTCAGGAGGAGGCGCTGCGCATCCAGGGGCTCTGCCGTCACCTTTATAAGCTGGACATGCTCAACAGCATCCTGGAGGCCAGCCGCAAGCGGTCACTCGCCAAATTTGAGCAGAACGATAAGGAAGATGAGTTCACAGACTACCTGGAGGCACCTGACATCATCT CTAAAACTGAGCAGAAAGCTGAAATGGACATCCCTGCCATGCTTAAGGTGAAAGTCAAAGACATATTCCACAGACTG GGTCCGTTGTCAGTGTTCTCAGCAAAGCAGAGGTGGACAGCACCACGCACTGTCCGACTGAGGGTTGAGGACAGAGACCTGGGCTTCACTCTGAAAGGAGAGGGACCTGTTCAAATCCAGTCACTGGACCCCCTTTGTCATGcagct GAAGATGGATTGAAAGAGGGTGATTACCTGATTGCTATAGGTGATACAGACTGTAAATGGATGGGAGTGAGTGACGTCATGAAAATGCTAAAAGACGTGGATGAGGAAGGCATTAACATTAAAGTGGTCAGCATGATGGACAGCAGTAGCCAGCCGATG CCAGCGAAAAGTGCCACGTACTCCGGTGGCCTCCCAAAGACCTACTCCATGATCTGTTTGGcttttgatgatgatgataagaACCCAAAAGCACGCAAAGTGACCAAGAAGACATCTTTCCTAAGCTGGGGCCTCAAGAACAAGCACAAGAGTGCCAGCACCCTCAGCTTGCCCACTGCGGACTACAGTGGGGCACTGCCCCTACACAGACCCTGCCCCACCTTCCCCAGCTCCTACCATGACAGTGCCCTCTACTGA